From Ptychodera flava strain L36383 chromosome 3 unlocalized genomic scaffold, AS_Pfla_20210202 Scaffold_26__1_contigs__length_13983176_pilon, whole genome shotgun sequence, one genomic window encodes:
- the LOC139125866 gene encoding uncharacterized protein, whose translation MATNIVSPYNRSVADTSASTEEEPRQTKRKELPFVLRQPSQTFTGSGHNKQLRDIASNFEAHVQKHVEKPPMFVQILCGLGGCGKTEIVTQYVWNNWRMYDHVFIIRGLSNAYINYGLQELIEKTTENPDEIIDLSPNEVRNRSLEWLRTHKEWLLVIEDADDPSLIKHILPNNPVIYHGHVLITTRLSNGWGDWYTDWRRKTRVNVLSTYDSAIFLLRAKRSSNGSEQISVDEAERNLENLKTDDKEEYDALMWLGDSGGLHGLPIALLQAIQYISALQITFAKYKELYEMCDTEVLRHVLSDPLEGWLKANRLDPGFAPVLRSEFKGDLLSLKTLQDDVSLAERLRQGHIHMSDKDIELLKNACKVTKESVFSQMENPDKGHVLTTWKLSYEALCEEKVVAEFLHLCCCLAPCIDIAMLVEGARHFHPGDLRSFCIGRRSFRMTQEETYALKAMHELISKLSKYSFSSMMIGQSSVSRETHQRSLTRLGTFSVHHIVQVVIFKLAKTEEKIHSLNNAISMLENLFPKLEEVQADQIEVLCDDTFGGRHSVIASHTLALARQIQALEEDDVQGLDDVNKLFSVVAVYFRRMELTDEAKVLYRVLARLSMWQKPIREDYLAEVMRNIGKVNFDMKNFEEAKINFEKSIELFTKVYGKEDPHVFMPCKALEEYYTMPWKLKLRARK comes from the exons ATGGCAACAAATATTGTAAGTCCGTATAATCGATCAGTTGCAGACACCTCTGCATCCACGGAGGAGGAACCTAGGCAAACCAAGAGAAAAG AATTGCCGTTTGTGTTGAGACAGCCATCTCAAACATTCACCGGTTCTGGTCATAATAAACAACTAAGAGACATAGCTTCCAACTTCGAAGCTCATGTTCAAAAACATGTGGAAAAACCACCTATGTTCGTACAG ataTTATGCGGACTCGGCGGATGTGGGAAAACGGAAATAGTGACACAGTATGTGTGGAATAACTGGCGAATGTACGACCATGTGTTCATCATAAGAGGGTTATCAAACGCGTATATCAATTATGGTCTACAAGAACTGATCGAG AAAACTACAGAAAATCCTGATGAAATCATTGACCTTTCACCTAATGAAGTCCGCAACCGATCATTAGAATGGCTTAGGACTCACAAGGAATGGCTGCTTGTGATAGAAGATGCCGACGACCCTTCGCTGATCAAACACATACTGCCTAACAACCCTGTCATTTACCATGGCCACGTCCTGATTACAACACGACTGTCTAATGGATGGGGTGACTGGTATACCGACTGGCGTCGGAAAACTAGGGTGAATGTGTTGTCTACGTATGACtcagcaatatttttgttacgAGCGAAGAGATCGAGCAATGGATCTGAACAAATTTCTGTTGATGAAGCGGAAAGAAATCTTGAGAATCTAAAAACAGATGATAAGGAAGAGTATGATGCTTTGATGTGGCTGGGTGATAGCGGTGGCTTGCATGGTTTACCTATTGCATTACTTCAAGCCATACAATACATTTCAGCATTGCAAATAACATTTGCAAAGTATAAGGAACTGTATGAAATGTGTGACACGGAGGTTCTCAGGCATGTCCTCAGTGACCCGTTGGAAGGATGGTTGAAAGCAAACAGATTAGATCCTGGGTTCGCACCAGTACTTCGAAGCGAGTTCAAGGGAGACTTACTGTCACTGAAAACCTTACAAGATGACGTTTCCCTGGCGGAGCGCCTACGACAGGGACATATCCATATGTCTGACAAGGATATCGAACTTTTGAAAAATGCCTGTAAAGTGACCAAGGAAAGCGTGTTTTCTCAGATGGAAAACCCAGATAAAGGTCACGTTTTAACGACATGGAAGTTGTCTTATGAAGCTCTTTGTGAAGAAAAAGTGGTCGCTGAGTTCCTTCATCTCTGTTGCTGTTTAGCACCATGCATCGACATTGCAATGTTGGTAGAAGGAGCCAGACACTTTCATCCTGGAGACCTAAGAAGTTTCTGCATAGGTAGGAGATCATTCAGAATGACACAGGAAGAAACATATGCCCTGAAAGCCATGCATGAGCTAATCAGCAAATTGAGCAAGTATTCATTTTCTTCAATGATGATTGGTCAATCATCTGTAAGCAGAGAAACTCATCAACGAAGTTTGACACGTCTCGGTACATTTTCTGTGCACCATATTGTGCAAGTTGTAATATTCAAACTTGCGaagacagaagagaaaatacACAGCTTAAACAATGCTATAAGCATGCTAGAAAATTTATTTCCTAAACTAGAGGAAGTACAAGCTGACCAAATCGAAGTGCTTTGTGATGATACCTTTGGAGGTCGACACTCTGTTATAGCTTCTCACACCTTAGCATTGGCCAGACAGATCCAAGCCCTTGAAGAGGATGATGTCCAGGGCCTCGACGATGTCAATAAATTGTTCTCTGTTGTGGCTGTTTACTTTCGTCGAATGGAACTTACAGACGAAGCTAAAGTCCTCTATAGAGTGCTGGCGAGGCTGAGTATGTGGCAAAAACCGATACGTGAAGATTACCTAGCTGAGG TAATGAGGAACATTGGAAAAGTCAATTTTGATATGAAGAATTTTGAAGAAGCAAAGATTAACTTTGAGAAAAGCATCGAGCTATTCACGAAGGTGTATGGCAAAGAAGACCCTCACGTATTTATG CCATGCAAGGCCTTGGAAGAGTACTACACTATGCCATGGAAACTGAAGCTCAGAGCAAGGAAGTAG